In the genome of Streptomyces sannanensis, the window GCCGGGACTCCCGGAGGACTCATGAAGATCACCGTCGTCGGATGCGGCCGACTGGGCACCCCCTACACCGTCGCGCTGGCCGAGGTGGGACACGACGTCGTGGGCATGGAGATCAACCCGGAGGCGCTCGCGGCGCTCCAGGACGGCCGATGCCCGTTCGACGAGCCCGGCGTGACCGACTACATCCGCAAGAACGTCGATGCGGGCCGGCTGCGGTTCACCGACTCCTTCGACGAGGCGGTCGCCCACGGTGAGCTGTTCTTCCTCGCCGTGCCGACACCGCAGAAGCCCGACGGCGCGACGATGGACGTCACGGCCGTCGGGGACGGCATCCAGCAGATCGCCCGACGGCTGACCCGCGACGTCGTCCTCATCGGGAAGTCGACCGTTCCGGTCGGTACCGCGCAGCGGATGGCCGCCCTGGCCGCCGACGTCACGCCGCCGGGTGTGCAGGCGCTGATCGGGTGGAGCCCGGACTTCCTGCGCGAGGCCCTGTCCATGGAGACGACGCTGCGCCCGGCCCGGCTCGTGCTCGGCACCTCGCCCAAGGACCGTGAGGCAGTCGAGGCGGTCGCTCGTCGGGCGTGGGCCCCTTTCCTGGATGCCGGGGTCGACCTGCTGGTCACCGACTTCGTCACTGCGGACCTGACGAAGGCGGCGGCCAACGCCTTCCTGTCGACGAAGATCTCTTTCGTCAACCTCGTGGACGACATGTGCCGGGCCACCGGTGCGGACATGGCTGTCGTCTCCCGCTCCCTGGGTCTGGACCCCCGCATCGGCGGGTTCGGGTTGACGCCGGGCCTCGGGTGGGGCGGCTCCTGCCTGGGCAAGGACATCCGTGCCTTCGCCGACCGGGCAGAGGAACTCGGAGCCCGCGCGACGTCCCGGTTCCTCTCGCTCGTCGACGAGGTCAACACCGCCCGCCGGGCCATGGCCGTCGACCACGCGCGCGCCGTGCTCGGGGACCTGGCCGACGCGACGGTCGCGGTGTGGGGCGCCAGCTTCAAGCCCGGGGTGGGCGACATCAGCGACTCGCCCGCCCTTGACGTGGCTGTGCGGCTGCACCGGGCCGGAGCGAAGGTGCGCATCTACGACCCGAGCGTCAACGCCCTGGTCGGCCGACTCCATCCCGATCTCACGGTGGTGGACACCGCGCAGGGCGCCGCTGAAGGGGCCGATTTGCTCATGGTCCTGACGGACTGGCAGGAGTTCAGCAACCTCGATCCTGCCGCGCTCACCGCTCACGCCGAGCCCCGTACGGTCATCGACGCCCGCCGCTGTCTG includes:
- a CDS encoding UDP-glucose/GDP-mannose dehydrogenase family protein gives rise to the protein MKITVVGCGRLGTPYTVALAEVGHDVVGMEINPEALAALQDGRCPFDEPGVTDYIRKNVDAGRLRFTDSFDEAVAHGELFFLAVPTPQKPDGATMDVTAVGDGIQQIARRLTRDVVLIGKSTVPVGTAQRMAALAADVTPPGVQALIGWSPDFLREALSMETTLRPARLVLGTSPKDREAVEAVARRAWAPFLDAGVDLLVTDFVTADLTKAAANAFLSTKISFVNLVDDMCRATGADMAVVSRSLGLDPRIGGFGLTPGLGWGGSCLGKDIRAFADRAEELGARATSRFLSLVDEVNTARRAMAVDHARAVLGDLADATVAVWGASFKPGVGDISDSPALDVAVRLHRAGAKVRIYDPSVNALVGRLHPDLTVVDTAQGAAEGADLLMVLTDWQEFSNLDPAALTAHAEPRTVIDARRCLDPQRWREAGWSHELLGHVRPALGAGR